A window of Pseudoliparis swirei isolate HS2019 ecotype Mariana Trench chromosome 13, NWPU_hadal_v1, whole genome shotgun sequence genomic DNA:
GGTGCACTTTTATCTCCTTGttgtgatatttaaaaaacatttaagggGGACTTTTCTTCAACATgagctgtgggtgtgtgtgtaggggggggggggggagatgtctccatgacaactaaataacgtgttttttatattcatgtccTTCCCAGATGGCTACTTTTGTATTTTAGAGCTGTATTGTTGTGCCACCATGACATGACGATCGgcgtgtatgtatgcatgtatgtgtgcgtcagggacgtgcggtcaggggaagaaggtaataaaaaaataaaatgataacatcaaatgtatattaatatttgtccaccgatctttatgtatgactaatttcgaacattttatagtcaaaatcgctcaatttgcctatttcctgttcaaacacaggatttaaacgagagttgaggcgacgagtcaagcctcacctctgattgcgcaatccatcacaagctgggttgatgcatgcaattggcccgtgcgggttgccgtatctctgcatgtcgcaaATATAATGTTTgaagatatgtttatttgccctgattgtAAATAAAACcaggcgcagggtgaggcagataatactcAGATATACTAGACTTTaagtcaaaagtggacgtgattaacacaggtagaccaacgccggagctaaaaggtttgcttcaaacttgtTCTTATTTCaggctagcgccgtttagctagcggatgcTAATAGCGCGCTAGCGTTCacggttctgtgctgtgacgtcgctagtgacgtcacggagcgccGAAACAGAGTTTAtatatagaagtgatttccagcaggaattgACTCTGTATCTCGCACAGAGCTTGCCTCACAGGGTTTGCTCTGAGATTCAGAGTCGGGTGGGTGGGATGGCGATTCTCAGATTCTTCAGACTGAGATTCAATCGCCAGGACTCTAACAGcaagcacacagacagaaaaacacatgaataaaatTACTCCAAAACAAGACTAATGCTTGTGAGTCAAGTTTATTCACATATATTCACGCtactttgcatttaaaaaatatatatatgtttttttgccGCGAAGTACGTAAGTAAGttttacgtatctgtaatatgtaccgtttgtgttgtgtggagaatgctgatgagacatgaaataaccagtagccaattgaataagctacccttttgggtttatatatttgtaaacatgacactaaaggagtcagtgcctcaccaaccgtgaacctcaccgcacgtcactgatgtgtgtgtgtgtgtgtgtgtgtgtgatctggatGCCATGCACACTGTCGGGCCATGGCCTCGCGGACCCTCCACCTTCATGCTTTCTATCAGTTTCCAGCAGCTTCTTTGAGCCCATTCGGCGCGCGCCAGAGGCGGCTGCGCTGCTGCAGCTCCCCGTATCTGCGTAGGGAGCCTGGTGCAACATGGGctaggtaaacaacaacaacaacagtccccGAGGTGCTGTGACGTTACTCACCCACATCGGCGTTGCAGAACGCCTGTTGCGGGTGTACCGGAGCGCAGCTGCACGCTTCCGCGAGCTCCTCCGCCCGCCACAGGACGAGCAGCGCGAGCGTGCAGAGGATGCCGTTAACGGAAAACATTTTCATAAACGATGATGCGACGTTTTTCTGCTCAGCCTCTTCGTAGCTGCGTAGATGCGTTGCGGTGTAGATCCAGCAGCGCCCCGTtgcgcttttctttttctcttgtttgaaCCGACAGGAACCGAATAAACACCGGGTGGTCCGCTCGCTGAGCTCCGGTGTAACGGAGAGGTTTCGCGGTGTGCTCGGCTGCTCCTCTGAGGTGTCCTCACTGGTGTCTGCAGCTGTCCGTCTTCAGGGAGTGTTTTCGTTTCCAAGATCAAGGCGGTTTTATAAAGCAGCCCGTgcggctcctcctcccctcccggtGGTACCGGATGAACCGACAGGGGGCGCCGCCTCCTCCGGCTGGAACTAAACATGTCCATTAGCTCTGTCTGCAAATATATTAAGTTTAATATATTCTTTTAGAAAAATGAATTTGAGGTATTCCTTAATTTTACCCCATCCTCATATTTtagcatttttaaataaataaccacgaTCCAAGGAGATATTTCTCTGATTGTAGGCCTACACAATATTAGTACTTTAGTAGTTGTATTTGAAGCAGATGTATACTTCTACTCCCCAGTATTTCAGTAATATTGTACTTCTAAACTTTTGACAGCTAGATTTACTCTGCATGTTATTTTTCACATTGTTAAACACAAGAGCAGTAACTCTGCATTAACAGTCcgaccagtggcgggccgtgggcctggggcctgggccttcagtgaggtcctacacagtcccacccgaattaatccacctcttattactatcattatgatgccatggctctagaccagggctgctcaatacgtcgatcgcgacctaccggtcgatcgcggcgtagtattggtagatcgcatgacattaaaaaaaattggcccgcccccgtcattttctctatagcacgtctttgtccatttattcaactaaacagccgtctgatgttgatcgtatctacacaacagcatgtcatttctctcggctctccgtctcgcccgctgcagaatgcgcgcatcgggacggagaaaaagaagaaaaaaagtcacttgcactagtttgttcactaaacagggcattgtcgcacccaaagcagtttcaccgtgatgatgaagacacataactattcactgaaaataaaagaaagaaaacaaataatttgcaacataggctatttgccattttattttgtgccaaacatacatacacatttaataaaaaatagaatgcattgtatgccgactcaccaaagactgattatttgaacacaaaatccacccttctttctttcctcattgtgggttgaaaaaacagctttgtagtccgcgaattaattcctttatcaaattcagtttcctagttctgaggttttgcatatacctgcccatagaccccgcctctcaatattggtaatccaatcaaaagacggaacctgtgccggttccggggccagctagaaggcctacaggagccaactctaaagctgattggttgacacaacattgtcattcccattcacttgaagctaccagcgcccgcaatgttgattctgcaggcctaagggcagatgttagccccctggcaacacacgatggctgaatatgattggataaaagatctaacaaaaagaccagccctccaaatctcaacctggggctggcagcagcgcaaccaagaggaacgctatgaaattaagagaataactcttaccctgggaaataattgaatacatatttgtgggaaaatatatttagaaaaaaatatatattctgatgatgtttaggccagcagagaaggccttgctggccctgacggcccgccactgcgtccgaccaacaaaacaaaaattgcTTTTGATTTCACAATTTCTTTTCGGCATATTTCACAGTAAAAGAAAGATCTAAAGAAATTAATCCTCGTTTTTCAAAGCAGAtcctgtcttttttcttctcctcccctcccccattaATCACCTCTCAACCTCTAActgcatttaaagaaatatgtaaGTAGTTAAAACTACATCACATTGACCAGCTACAACCGTAAAACGCCATCGAGACATTGATGCATCCAAAACATCCGCCTAAGAGGTCAATTTGTTTTCAGAATTAGAACATTAAAGAATATTTAGCAGAAAATCCTTAAATACTTGATTTCTATTGTGATTTGGTACTTTTACTTCAACGGAGTATTTCTTCCTCCACGGCCTCAGTTCAATAAAGACCTAACAACCATTTCATCCAAATTAGTTGACTGTTGCCTCAACTTTTTTATAAGTAAAATTTATCGAATATAGAtccgttaaaaaatatatatatccagggttcgacatttcaaatgttttggttttattccaTCTTTCATCAAGTCTGAGTTCAAACACACAACATGATCCGACTGGTAAACCTTTCAGATAAATCATGCAAACAAGTTGTAGTCTACTCTCATTCTGCCAGAAGAGGGCAGCATCCTCCACTTTTATCACACAGAACTGCAGCACCACACAGAATGAGTTTGACCCATGCATAGAAGTACTTTTCTGGTTTCAAAGAAAAGCtagtttaaagaaaaataaatccagCCGTGTTGTTGCTGCTTTGACAAAAGGCACAGATTGTAAGGAAGCTCGGCGGACAGAAAGGAGaacagtttaaaaaagaagaagatttctTTCAAATCTAAGTCATGAAGGACAAACCAACAAGAGCTCTAATCCGACAAAGTAATGTGCTGTTCCTGAGAGGAGATCATTGGTTTCTCAACAGGACCACACAGCGCCCTTTGTATCTGTTTAACGGAGGCAAACCGACCTAGTTTGAACCAAATAAatggatctttttttaaatgacatgatTGATCTAATCTAATTATGAGACAGACATGTGTATTCGGTCTTGTGCGCGAGCAGATAGTCAGCCCTCCGCCTCAGAGGCCTTTGTTGAAGTAGACACGTTGCACAGCGTCTCCATATTGAGACATAATGGAGTCTCTCAGCTCGGGCTCCAGCTTGGACACGGCCATTGAGCTGATGAAGACAGAGAAATATTTTAGGAAGAAGCGAGGGAgcagaggaaaaagagaagaaaagaggaaataaaagttattttacatttaaaacatcgTATTTCCAACAAGTACATTTTCTACAACCCTTCATTAAGTCTCTTTTTTAGATGATcagcttatttgcttttattttagttATTAGACATTTAGAAAACTgtagcattgtgggtaatgtaccCGGTCTTGACAAGAAAGGATGTGTGGAATAAAAACCGACAACATCTCGGTTTTCTGTTCCATCAATTTTGATCATTTAACTGTCCATCACGAGTCTTTACAGAAATCGATGCTAAAATTCTGTGGATCGCTATAAATAGTCTCTAAGCGACATTTGTCTGCAGGTGAAAGTACAGAAACAAGTTTGTTACCATCTCTGCGGGAACAAGGAGCAGGCAGCAGGCACCATGAAGACCaaactataaaataaaacaagaaacaaaagttattttacaataaaaatgtgAACAAACCACCTGTGAGCTCATTGAAACATGTTGTGCGCCTCTACTTACAACACTCCCACCAGCATCACTTGAATCGGTCCGTGGAGGAACGTGATCCTCtgtgaagagacagaaagagtcaGATGACGGCTGCACATTTATTTAGCTGGAGGACGATGATGAGGGCAATGAAGGTCTCACCTGCATGAACTTGTATTTTTCCATTCTCTGCATGATGATGGGGAGGATGActgataaaagaagaagaagaaggtttaAGAGAAGGTAGCTTCAAAAGCACAATGTTGATGTGATGAGGCTTCTTTGCGTACTCATTCCTGGTGCAGCCATGCTGATCCGAGAGACGACCACCTGAGTGATGCCTTTTACTGCAGCTCTCTACAGGGGGAGATCAAACAAGACACTTTATGAACTGTACAACATTTAATGAACTAATCCTAAAAGTGTCTTGAAGTGAGTCCAAAGTGCCGACCGTAGAGTGGCCCAGATTGTTGCCATTTTCATCTGTGACTGAGATGCCATTCAGAATTTCcctgaaaaaaagacattttaagtgAAAACAGGTTCTCATCAACCACCATGTTAGTTGtaaacatctctctttctctctgagattgagatatatataaatgtcatgAGTACTGGGGATGACTTGAGGAAAAGTCTGGTGGTGTGGCAGCTGATGCTTCTGCATCTCTTGTCACTTGGCAGCAGGGTTGTGGTGGGTATCGCCTTTTGATATCCTTTGGGCTTCTCTTGTCCTGTGTAATGATTCCAGTCTAACTATCTAATAGTTTTTGAGATATTTCACTCTGGTGATGGCCAAAGATGccgaaaaaaactattttttggaGTTGTTAAATTAAAAGCTGGCCTCCAAAAACATGATTACAGCTCAAAAACATTTTTGGACAGCGATTTCCTCATCAGCCTGACACAGAACATCTCAGGGGTCTAACACAGGAGACAGAGCACTGTGATTTGAGCTTCTCTGAATAGCAGATCCAAGAGAGGCACTTGGATGGAGTACAGCACAGTAAAACCTGCGCAACACAATGCCTCcacatgcatttttcttttaaggAGTTTATTTTGGAGCAATAGCACTTGAGGACTTACTGTTGTCTCATCATAGGAATGTTAACACAGTTGGCAGACGCCACCGCGACAAAGGGGACCCAGCGAGCCACGAGAGGAGGAGCTTTCTGCGGgagaaagacacaaaaacaccagGTTCATTTAGCTTGTTACTTCACATGATAGTActgaaacatttaaaatcaaGAGGGGTACAATGATACTTGGAGAACGAAGACTCTCtcaagagaaaacaaaaacctCCCTGCTAGTGGAAGTCTGAATCTCAGGTGTTTTTATCTCTGTTGTATCTCTTCGGCTGCACTCTCAGCCCACATTGGATTCATCAAGCAAATTTAGAGTTTTAAGACGAGAAGTCAAAACATTTGATCAACTTTCAGAACTCCGTAAAATCACACCCATTTCGACCTAAATTCAGCAGGGCTCTAGTCTAGAGGTTTCCCCTGCCGTTGGGAGTCGCCATGAGATGGCGCTAGAGCAGACTCgttctgcaggaggagaggcgtTAAAAGCTCGATGACATTCTTCAAAAAGGAGGAATCATTTGAGACTGTGTGCAGATGCAGAAGAGAACACGCAACGTCTCTGCAGAAATGAATGTCCCCACAACCGTAATGATGTATATTGTCGTGGGTTggggggggttagggtcagCTGTACCATGATGATGATTCAGAATTCATAAATAAAACTTGTAAACCCTTTAAGCCTcttttacagtaaaaaaaaaagcacatggTGAGAGTCATCAGTGGGAAGTGGTCACTTTGCATAATGATGGATATCTCAGCCTAATTACAACAGGTACACTTTAATATTTGCAAATTGTTCCAGAAAAACTATATAATTCCAAGACTGATATCACATAATTAACTTTAATTGTCAATCGtcacaattcatttgataaagatAACGCCTAGCTTTGAAAAAGTGAGATCGTCCTGTAGCTAAAATGAGGCAGATGAGTTTGATGACACACTAAGCCAGAAGGaaaactcagtgtgtgtgtgtgtgtgtgtgtgtgcacgtgtgtgtgtacctttgtgTAGAGGTTGAGTGCCACCGCTGTTGCCAACGCAGTGCTAGTCGCTGTGAAGTAGGCTACTCCGATCTGCCTGAGAGGGACAACAAAAGCCTTTTTCACACTTTGAATACACAACATTCAGACATCGGTGTCCGTTACATAAATGTCACGGCATCCGGTGTGGGAGGGAGCGGCGTTACTGCTTACTAACAGCAGTGAGTTGAAGAGTTTATCAATCTAAAAAAGAAGAGCAACATTTCTATATTTTCAGGCTGCATTCAATTTcctcacctttaaaaaaaaaagtcacaaaacGTTGCGTTAACTCTTGTTTGTGAAGCATTTTCCTGGGCATTAATAATTACAGTCCTACTATTTGCATGAATGAAATACAGAACGTATTGAGAGAGTGCTGGTCTAATAATGATTGTGGTTGTATGAAGGTTTCATCTGTTTCCGCAGCAATGAGGGGTAAACAACATGTTGTACAGACTCAAAAACTTTAAATCGTCACAATAACTGTATTTTGTGATCAAACAGATTTCCTTTGTGCCAAAGAGATGATTTAAAAATGATGTTAATAGCCAATATGTAGATGTAATCTGTTGCCGTTACATTAACGTGCCGGCAATAATTCAGACTTGAGGGAAGAATTGTGGAAATGCAACGAGATCCAACTTTTAACATCGGGACTTTAAAGTGAAAGTGAATCTGGAACATATATAGAAATGAGACCAACATGCTAAAATCACCATCAGGTTGAAGTAACAAGGTCTAAAAGAGGCTgaatacacaacacagctggACTATCGTTCCTTCAAGACATCCACTGAAAGCGGGCAGTACGCTCTTACTTGGGAGTGATGGGGGAGGCAGCGTTACGGTTGGTGTAGTTGACCAGAGCGTTGAAGGACTGATTCACCCACTGCCAGAACACCACGGCGGGAACTGTCCTAGAAAGCAGACGGTGATGAGACGGCTTGTCTCTGCGAAACGAGCATGACGTGGTAACAATGCAGCTCCTCCTGTTCGGTACCTGTAGAACTGCAGCATGAAGCCGGTGATGGCCATGCCTCCAGGCACCTGGAAGGACATGCGGCCGATGAGGTTCATGCGGTCCCCGGTGTCGGGGTGGAAGGCCGAGTCGTACAGCTTCTTCGCGTAgtggagctgctcctctgtggtGCCGGGAGGGACGAATCCTGACCTGAAGAGGGCCAGCAGATGTTCAATTCaagtcaatttattttgtatcgcccaaaatCCCAAATTTGACTCGGGGTTTTACGACATGGACACATAGAACATCTCCCCTCTGTTTCTATTTTCACACCATCGCCTACATGCAGAGGCGGGTTTTTTTCATGTTGAAACTTGCAGATGGCAGTTAAAGTGCAGACACCATGGGTATGAGCCAAATATCAAAAGGGAGTTCTCATACTATGTACCATATGAGTATTGACTAAAGCATATTTTACCCTTCAAACTCTGTACAGGACTAAGTCAGttaatatttatttgtggatacAGTTCAAACCGTCTGAAACTATTGCAACAGCCCAACACTTATGTTTCTCGGTTGTGCGATTGCTGAAACTGCCGAGTTaagatataatgtgtgtgtgtgcgtgtgtgtgtgtgtgtttcgtcgCACAATCGGCTCTTACGGTCTCTGTGCGACAGCAAACGTGCGTCTTCTTACCTGCAGTGTTCGACTAAAACTTTGGCCTCATCCAAGCGCGAGTCAGGTAAAGCCGCCGTTCGCCAGTCTGTGATGTTGAAGAAGTGTTTCAGCCGGCCCATAAACGTCGACTGGTCCCATTGCGGCGCGTCGATGTCAAATGAGCCTAGATCCATGGTGGTTGCTACAAAGCAGTCGCAacttaatgcaataaaaaaaacgttcacGTCTATGGCCGCCTCGGTTTACTCTGCAGGAGGTCGCTCAGCTGCTGCGGTGGAAACCTGCAGAAAAGaggaataataatataattcccttaatgtgcttttaaaagtaaagaaaagtaCATGAGACTGACTCGGCTACACCTGCAGTTAAACATATGATTGAACACAAGCGATTGATTAAGACAAGTGAAAGCAATTATTTGGATAGTAAATTAATCGTTTCAGGTATTTTTCAGCAAAAATGCTCAACACTAGCTTGTTACGGCCTCTCGAATGAGAAGACGTATACGTCTTGTTATGATagtcaattaaatatatttaggttGTTTAACAGTCAATCGCTATGTTTAATATATTACAAATCGCAAGATCAAACAATAATTTAAATTTGAGTTGCGGCCCTAAAGTACTCGTGTTGGTTTTGATCCTCTCTCCCAAGCTGCTGCCGACATGGGACCTTTGGTTCGAACCCAACACAACCCTGAACAAACAAAAGAATTCCCAAGGGTCAAACTTCCACTCGAAATTATAGACCACCTCCTGGTAAATGTTTCCATGGGTTGCCATTTGGGGTATTtgcagctgcagcattctgcTTCCACACAACCAGAGGGAACCTGCTGACTCCAGCTCAAACTACCCAAACGTCCCACTGAGCATCTTCAGCGTTACATTAACAATATTTTAATGGAGGGATTCGGTGAAACCTCACAACAAGAAAACAAGCCTTGTGTGGTTTAATCTTTTGCAAACAAGAGGGAAAATGAGGAGCGTAGCAGTGCACTTCTTTGAAGCCTCAATGAGGCTGGAAATGGAGTGTTTATGCAGCTGTTCGTTAGAAAGTAAAGTTAATGCCtgcaaaatgtaaaaagtctatGTGGCACTATATAAAC
This region includes:
- the sfxn2 gene encoding sideroflexin-2; its protein translation is MDLGSFDIDAPQWDQSTFMGRLKHFFNITDWRTAALPDSRLDEAKVLVEHCRSGFVPPGTTEEQLHYAKKLYDSAFHPDTGDRMNLIGRMSFQVPGGMAITGFMLQFYRTVPAVVFWQWVNQSFNALVNYTNRNAASPITPKQIGVAYFTATSTALATAVALNLYTKKAPPLVARWVPFVAVASANCVNIPMMRQQEILNGISVTDENGNNLGHSTRAAVKGITQVVVSRISMAAPGMIILPIIMQRMEKYKFMQRITFLHGPIQVMLVGVFLVFMVPAACSLFPQRCSMAVSKLEPELRDSIMSQYGDAVQRVYFNKGL